A part of Bacillus thuringiensis genomic DNA contains:
- the cas1c gene encoding type I-C CRISPR-associated endonuclease Cas1c: protein MKKLLNTLFITQPDVYLSLDGDNIVLLKEKEKIGRLPLHNLESIVSFGYTGTSPALMGYCAEKNISLVFLTMYGQFLARVIGKSKGNVILRKKQYRISEDEVISAKIARNFIVGKIYNNKWIIERMTRDYPLRIDVDQFKAISQHLSSIILEVRECEDLERLRGLEGQAATSYNKLFNQMILQQKEDFYFNRRSRRPPLDNVNAMLSFAYTLLANDMTSALESVGLDAYVGFLHRDRPGRVSLALDVIEELRGVYADKFVLSLINKRVINKGDFFQKENGAVIMTDEARKKFITAWQNKKQEKITHPYLGEKISWGLVPHAQALLLARYLRDDLDEYPPFLWK from the coding sequence ATGAAAAAACTTCTTAATACATTGTTTATAACTCAACCAGATGTTTATTTGTCGTTAGATGGTGATAACATCGTTCTTCTAAAGGAAAAAGAGAAGATAGGAAGGTTGCCACTTCACAACTTAGAATCAATTGTATCTTTTGGCTATACGGGTACAAGTCCTGCACTTATGGGGTATTGTGCAGAAAAAAATATTTCATTGGTATTTTTAACAATGTATGGACAATTTCTTGCAAGAGTTATTGGGAAAAGTAAGGGAAATGTCATTCTAAGAAAAAAACAATATCGTATATCAGAAGATGAAGTTATATCAGCTAAAATTGCGCGCAACTTCATTGTTGGAAAGATTTACAATAACAAATGGATAATTGAAAGAATGACTCGAGATTATCCATTACGAATAGATGTGGATCAATTCAAAGCAATCTCTCAACACTTATCATCTATTATTCTTGAAGTAAGGGAATGTGAGGATTTAGAAAGATTAAGGGGATTAGAAGGGCAGGCTGCCACAAGTTATAATAAATTATTTAATCAGATGATCCTACAACAAAAAGAGGATTTTTATTTTAATAGACGTTCTCGAAGACCCCCATTAGATAATGTAAATGCAATGTTATCATTTGCTTATACATTATTAGCAAATGATATGACATCTGCATTAGAGAGTGTTGGATTGGATGCATATGTTGGTTTTTTGCATCGAGATCGGCCAGGAAGGGTATCTTTGGCTTTAGATGTTATAGAAGAGCTACGAGGAGTCTATGCAGATAAATTTGTCTTGTCATTAATTAATAAGCGAGTCATAAACAAGGGGGATTTTTTCCAAAAAGAAAATGGAGCTGTTATCATGACGGATGAAGCTAGAAAAAAATTTATAACAGCTTGGCAAAATAAAAAACAAGAAAAAATAACACATCCATATCTTGGTGAAAAAATATCTTGGGGATTAGTACCACATGCGCAAGCTTTGCTATTGGCTCGTTATTTACGTGATGACTTAGATGAATATCCACCATTTTTATGGAAGTAG
- the cas2 gene encoding CRISPR-associated endonuclease Cas2, whose amino-acid sequence MLVLITYDVSTTNSVGQKRLRKVSKICQNYGQRVQNSVFECVVDATQFATLKMELIKIINEGEDSLRFYQLGNNYKNRVEHIGIKESVDLESPLIF is encoded by the coding sequence TTGCTAGTATTAATAACATATGATGTAAGCACAACTAACAGTGTTGGACAAAAAAGACTGCGAAAAGTTTCGAAAATATGTCAAAATTATGGTCAACGAGTCCAAAATTCAGTGTTTGAATGTGTTGTGGATGCAACTCAATTTGCTACTTTAAAGATGGAATTAATTAAAATTATTAACGAAGGTGAGGATAGTCTTAGATTTTATCAGTTAGGTAATAACTATAAAAATAGGGTTGAACATATCGGTATAAAGGAATCCGTTGATTTAGAAAGTCCTTTGATTTTTTAG
- a CDS encoding DUF6018 family natural product bioysynthesis protein: MNKDCRHLKLVPTVEENKIRMENKQNSYASSEMSSESRSRINQLRGCLEAEIILPDGKVQYFKPHVFNEKEAIQEIALYIEGIQEMKVGYVILWRFVGQRSFYSGTKIVAEPKFRKILRKLKDYFFDYEEVVYEPEK, from the coding sequence ATGAATAAAGATTGTAGACACTTAAAATTAGTACCAACAGTAGAGGAAAATAAAATACGAATGGAAAATAAGCAGAATTCATATGCATCATCAGAAATGTCATCTGAATCCAGATCGAGAATTAATCAATTGCGAGGTTGTTTAGAGGCAGAAATCATATTACCTGATGGTAAAGTTCAATATTTCAAGCCACATGTTTTTAATGAAAAAGAAGCCATTCAAGAAATCGCATTATATATTGAAGGGATACAGGAAATGAAGGTAGGCTATGTCATCTTATGGCGCTTTGTTGGGCAACGAAGTTTTTATAGTGGAACTAAGATCGTAGCCGAACCGAAGTTTCGTAAGATCCTACGTAAGTTGAAAGATTACTTTTTTGATTACGAGGAAGTTGTTTATGAACCTGAAAAATAA
- the cas7c gene encoding type I-C CRISPR-associated protein Cas7/Csd2 produces MKTLDHKIDFAVVLSVTKANPNGDPLNGNRPRQNYDGHGEISDVAIKRKIRNRLQDMEESIFVQSNDRKVDQFNSLRERAETNVDLVKALKSKDNPHEQFAAIACKEWIDVRSFGQVFAFKGGAGKGVSVGVRGPVSIHTATSVDPIDITSMQITKSVNSEPGKDKGSDTMGMKHRVDYGVYVFYGSINTQLAEKTGFTNADAEKIKNALVTLFENDASAARPEGSIEVHKVCWWDHNSKLGQYSSAKIHRLLEVKRNIDEPKTIDDYTVLVHELDGLKVEIIDGM; encoded by the coding sequence ATGAAAACTTTAGATCACAAAATCGATTTTGCAGTTGTTTTATCAGTTACAAAGGCTAATCCAAATGGAGATCCTTTGAATGGAAATCGCCCAAGACAAAATTATGATGGACATGGTGAAATCTCTGATGTAGCCATTAAACGAAAGATTAGAAATCGTCTGCAAGACATGGAAGAATCTATTTTTGTTCAATCAAATGACAGGAAGGTAGACCAATTTAATAGTTTAAGGGAACGAGCAGAAACCAATGTAGATTTAGTCAAAGCGTTAAAATCGAAGGATAATCCACATGAACAATTTGCTGCAATTGCATGTAAAGAGTGGATTGATGTAAGAAGCTTTGGACAAGTTTTTGCCTTTAAAGGGGGAGCTGGAAAAGGTGTCTCTGTTGGAGTAAGAGGACCTGTTTCAATACATACGGCAACGAGTGTAGATCCGATTGATATTACTAGTATGCAGATTACGAAAAGTGTAAATTCTGAGCCTGGGAAGGATAAAGGTTCAGACACAATGGGGATGAAACATCGTGTAGATTATGGAGTCTATGTTTTTTATGGAAGCATTAATACACAGTTAGCAGAAAAGACAGGCTTTACTAACGCAGATGCGGAAAAGATTAAAAATGCACTGGTTACATTGTTTGAAAATGATGCATCAGCAGCACGCCCTGAAGGAAGTATAGAAGTACATAAAGTTTGTTGGTGGGATCATAATTCAAAACTTGGTCAATACTCCTCTGCAAAAATACACCGTTTATTAGAGGTTAAACGGAATATTGACGAACCAAAAACAATTGATGATTATACTGTATTGGTACATGAATTAGATGGTTTAAAAGTTGAGATTATTGATGGAATGTAA
- a CDS encoding DUF6094 domain-containing protein — protein sequence MRLENDLAAGFYPTPLTEGKHLVQLLQMESERAYACFDPCCGEGTILRSFADEMKQVGVQFHTYGVELDANRYGKAKEQLDVVVRSSFESVMISHDYFPLIFLNPPYNTELRTDNKKSEEMEFNFLKRAHHYLAEGGIMVYVIPYDRFARDDISYFLAKNYEEIGLMRFGDENKEFDAFKQCVFIGRKRATTKNDPYFNDRFANFCESMSDLSFVKKHVNTLAEMVNRKDWVIPELRHQNKLIFTSRVDYKSAYEGVGKSEGISSFKKRLNRGNGYSLQGEKKAAERAKMPIASGQLGLLLMTGVADGLLGEGDTLHAVRGSENVYYENSFEHLEKTTKEVVLQKRRAKFIIATPKGEVKELV from the coding sequence ATGCGTTTAGAAAATGATTTAGCGGCGGGATTTTATCCAACACCACTAACAGAAGGGAAACACTTAGTACAACTATTACAAATGGAATCAGAGCGAGCTTATGCTTGCTTTGATCCATGCTGTGGAGAAGGGACAATTTTACGAAGTTTTGCAGATGAAATGAAGCAGGTGGGAGTCCAGTTTCATACGTATGGCGTAGAACTGGATGCAAATCGATATGGCAAAGCAAAAGAGCAATTAGATGTTGTAGTACGCTCCAGCTTTGAAAGCGTGATGATTAGTCATGACTATTTTCCACTTATCTTTTTAAATCCACCTTATAATACGGAGCTTCGTACAGATAATAAAAAATCAGAGGAAATGGAGTTCAACTTCCTAAAACGTGCTCATCATTATTTAGCAGAAGGTGGGATTATGGTATATGTCATTCCATATGACAGATTTGCTAGGGACGATATCAGTTATTTCTTAGCTAAGAATTATGAGGAAATAGGCTTAATGCGTTTTGGTGATGAAAATAAAGAGTTCGATGCATTTAAACAGTGTGTCTTCATTGGACGTAAGCGTGCTACCACGAAAAATGATCCATACTTCAACGATCGATTCGCGAATTTTTGTGAAAGCATGTCTGACCTTTCTTTCGTCAAAAAACATGTAAATACATTGGCGGAAATGGTAAATCGTAAGGACTGGGTTATACCAGAATTGCGTCATCAAAATAAACTTATTTTTACATCAAGAGTGGATTATAAAAGTGCTTATGAAGGAGTTGGGAAATCGGAAGGTATCTCGTCGTTCAAAAAGCGTTTAAATAGAGGGAATGGTTACTCACTTCAAGGTGAGAAAAAAGCTGCTGAAAGAGCGAAAATGCCAATTGCTTCCGGACAACTAGGACTTTTGCTGATGACAGGTGTGGCAGATGGTTTGCTTGGTGAAGGTGATACACTCCATGCAGTTCGTGGATCTGAAAATGTGTATTATGAAAATTCATTTGAGCATTTGGAAAAAACAACGAAAGAAGTTGTATTACAAAAACGTCGCGCGAAATTTATCATCGCAACGCCAAAAGGTGAAGTCAAAGAACTTGTCTAG
- the cas4 gene encoding CRISPR-associated protein Cas4, translated as MECNEDNSYLMLSGIQHFQFCKRQWALIHIEQQWEENVRTIEGKFLHQKADQPFIKEKRGNKFTVSAMPIKSNELRITGVCDVVEFIKDNNGIEINGAEGKYIVQPIEYKRGKPKINDSDVLQLTAQAICLEEMLLCEIKTGFIFYNEIKHRIEVPLTTYEKNNVRSIVKEMYDYYKHKYTPKVKTGSFCKSCSLQNLCLPGLMNKRSVKSYIEGKIHE; from the coding sequence ATGGAATGTAATGAAGACAATAGTTATTTAATGTTATCTGGTATTCAACATTTTCAATTTTGCAAACGACAATGGGCCCTTATTCATATTGAACAACAATGGGAAGAAAACGTTAGGACGATAGAAGGGAAGTTTCTTCATCAGAAAGCTGATCAACCATTTATTAAGGAAAAACGAGGAAACAAATTTACTGTGAGTGCGATGCCTATAAAATCAAATGAACTTAGAATTACAGGAGTTTGTGATGTGGTAGAGTTTATTAAAGATAATAATGGGATTGAAATAAATGGTGCCGAGGGAAAATATATTGTGCAACCAATCGAATATAAACGTGGGAAACCGAAAATAAACGATTCGGATGTTTTACAATTAACAGCACAAGCTATATGTCTTGAAGAAATGCTGCTTTGTGAAATAAAGACAGGCTTTATATTTTATAATGAAATCAAACACCGTATTGAAGTTCCCCTAACGACATATGAAAAAAATAACGTTAGGTCAATTGTCAAAGAAATGTATGATTATTATAAACACAAGTATACTCCTAAAGTAAAAACAGGATCGTTTTGCAAAAGTTGTTCCCTTCAAAATTTATGCTTACCAGGATTAATGAATAAAAGATCTGTAAAAAGTTATATTGAAGGGAAGATCCATGAATGA